In a single window of the Papaver somniferum cultivar HN1 chromosome 8, ASM357369v1, whole genome shotgun sequence genome:
- the LOC113302913 gene encoding uncharacterized protein LOC113302913 isoform X1: MKRRVLLICIGVGFLGVLAAALGFGAESERIKESEINFIDPGKCTYPRTPAFALGLTAFFVLIVAHAIINASAGCICCNKLSGAWVTFCAVFSWLMSALASILLLAGSLLNDRHTVDERYSVDFCYEVLRPWIFAKGAILGLISVTFGVLYYLNISLIKNRNQMGTPSNTDNHGNIAMTQPQVPAQMTQQPVFVPEETYNRRQFV; encoded by the exons ATGAAGAGGAGGGTTCTACTTATATGTATTGGAGTAGGTTTTCTAGGGGTCCTAGCTGCTGCACTAGGATTCGGTGCAGAATCTGAGAGGATCAAG GAATCTGAGATTAATTTTATCGATCCTGGCAAATGTACATACCCGAGGACCCCAGCTTTCGCCCTCGGATTGACTGCATTTTTTGTTCTTATAGTTGCTCATGCAATTATCAATGCTTCAGCTGGCTGTATTTGTTGTAACAAACTATCTGGTGCTTGGGTTACATTCTGTGCTGTCTTTTCCTG GTTAATGTCTGCTCTAGCTTCTATTCTATTACTTGCAGGATCGCTTCTGAATGATCGACACACTGTGGATGAGAGGTACTCTGTTGACTTCTGTTACGAAGTTCTTAGGCCTTGGATATTTGCAAAAGGTGCAATATTGGGTCTTATAAGTGTTACCTTTGGGGTTCTATATTACCTCAACATATCTTTAATCAAAAACAGGAACCAAATGGGGACCCCTAGCAATACTGATAATCATGGAAATATCGCGATGACCCAACCTCAAGTCCCAGCTCAAATGACTCAACAACCAGTATTCGTTCCTGAAGAAACGTACAATCGGCGGCAATTCGTGTAA
- the LOC113302913 gene encoding uncharacterized protein LOC113302913 isoform X3, giving the protein MKRRVLLICIGVGFLGVLAAALGFGAESERIKESEINFIDPGKCTYPRTPAFALGLTAFFVLIVAHAIINASAGCICCNKLSGAWVTFCAVFSWLMSALASILLLAGSLLNDRHTVDERKKSEMPSFPACLA; this is encoded by the exons ATGAAGAGGAGGGTTCTACTTATATGTATTGGAGTAGGTTTTCTAGGGGTCCTAGCTGCTGCACTAGGATTCGGTGCAGAATCTGAGAGGATCAAG GAATCTGAGATTAATTTTATCGATCCTGGCAAATGTACATACCCGAGGACCCCAGCTTTCGCCCTCGGATTGACTGCATTTTTTGTTCTTATAGTTGCTCATGCAATTATCAATGCTTCAGCTGGCTGTATTTGTTGTAACAAACTATCTGGTGCTTGGGTTACATTCTGTGCTGTCTTTTCCTG GTTAATGTCTGCTCTAGCTTCTATTCTATTACTTGCAGGATCGCTTCTGAATGATCGACACACTGTGGATGAGAG aaaaaagaGTGAGATGCCAAGCTTCCCTGCCTGTTTGGCTTAA
- the LOC113302913 gene encoding uncharacterized protein LOC113302913 isoform X2, whose product MKRRVLLICIGVGFLGVLAAALGFGAESERIKESEINFIDPGKCTYPRTPAFALGLTAFFVLIVAHAIINASAGCICCNKLSGAWVTFCAVFSWLMSALASILLLAGSLLNDRHTVDERNQMGTPSNTDNHGNIAMTQPQVPAQMTQQPVFVPEETYNRRQFV is encoded by the exons ATGAAGAGGAGGGTTCTACTTATATGTATTGGAGTAGGTTTTCTAGGGGTCCTAGCTGCTGCACTAGGATTCGGTGCAGAATCTGAGAGGATCAAG GAATCTGAGATTAATTTTATCGATCCTGGCAAATGTACATACCCGAGGACCCCAGCTTTCGCCCTCGGATTGACTGCATTTTTTGTTCTTATAGTTGCTCATGCAATTATCAATGCTTCAGCTGGCTGTATTTGTTGTAACAAACTATCTGGTGCTTGGGTTACATTCTGTGCTGTCTTTTCCTG GTTAATGTCTGCTCTAGCTTCTATTCTATTACTTGCAGGATCGCTTCTGAATGATCGACACACTGTGGATGAGAG GAACCAAATGGGGACCCCTAGCAATACTGATAATCATGGAAATATCGCGATGACCCAACCTCAAGTCCCAGCTCAAATGACTCAACAACCAGTATTCGTTCCTGAAGAAACGTACAATCGGCGGCAATTCGTGTAA